The Macrobrachium nipponense isolate FS-2020 chromosome 1, ASM1510439v2, whole genome shotgun sequence genome includes a window with the following:
- the LOC135219737 gene encoding UDP-glycosyltransferase UGT5-like isoform X1, producing MRVNHQSSHLAQCCSATATERREVQQKNETSNKRTTDFIEDELEEIKANTVRISMVTLVCASTLVESKQLFRYYDKMIWLSVLHLLMLPCTGWADLLPPQRSYKVLMLLPISSKSHRNVIMPLAEALADRGHKVDMLSSYNIQHQNTNIREIPHGLPHFPDTKLNLFNEVKKATGVISLFKDRMCKMARDIYRVPQVKELYMKRKEYDLIVLDHLFNEFSYPFVHEMPFITIATNGMDPRQSAVLGNLQSPAYMPSFLYDPNLEHVFGRLANAVASIVVPFYWRYWDAIPAIQKEVNEHFPDLPPLLEIERNQSLVLLNSHFSIGLTVPVLPSQVEVGGMHCRPPKPLPEDLDSWIEGAGSAGVIYFSLGSVTKGNTLPVKYRNMFIEAFSKLNQRILWKFETGIEGIPENVMINHWFPQQDILAHPNVKGFISHGGLLSLQEALFHGTPMVVLPLFGDQPTNAARVVANGWGRSLDYKDLSVDLIISSILEVMNNTKYKKNVAKTSRLYKDQLTSPVERAVFWTEYVIRHRGASKLRSPAASLSWVQLLLLDVLALFLLIVILSLLILLWLSNKVLGVSKKYLKKKSE from the exons TACGGATAAGCATGGTAACATTGGTGTGCGCCTCGACGTTGGTGGAATCCAAACAGCTTTTCAGATACTATGATAAG ATGATATGGCTTAGTGTCCTACACTTGCTGATGTTGCCCTGCACTGGCTGGGCAGATCTCCTTCCCCCTCAAAGATCCTACAAGGTCCTCATGCTCCTTCCTATATCTAGTAAGAGCCATAGAAATGTCATCATGCCCCTGGCAGAGGCCCTAGCAGATCGAGGCCATAAA GTAGATATGCTGTCCAGCTACAACATCCAGCACCAAAACACCAACATCCGAGAAATCCCCCATGGACTTCCCCATTTTCCAGATACTAAACTGAACTTGTTCAATGAAGTAAAAAAGGCAACGGGAGTTATCAGTCTCTTCAAGGACAGAATGTGTAAGATGGCAAGGGATATTTATCGTGTGCCTCAGGTGAAGGAACTCTACATGAAGAGGAAGGAGTATGACCTCATTGTCCTTGATCATCTGTTTAATGAG TTCTCTTATCCGTTTGTGCACGAGATGCCATTCATCACCATTGCTACCAACGGCATGGATCCAAGACAGAGTGCTGTCCTGGGAAACCTACAGAGCCCAGCCTACATGCCCAGTTTCCTTTATGATCCTAACTTAGAACATGTTTTTGGACGCCTTGCCAATGCAGTGGCGAGTATAGTAGTTCCCTTTTATTGGAGATACTGGGATGCTATACCTGCAATACAAAAAGAG gtCAATGAGCACTTCCcagaccttcctcctcttctggaAATAGAGAGAAATCAGAGTCTCGTCTTGCTGAACTCCCATTTTTCTATTGGCTTGACTGTCCCAGTTTTACCTTCCCAAGTGGAAGTAGGAGGCATGCACTGTCGACCTCCTAAACCTTTACCAGAG gacCTAGATTCTTGGATTGAAGGTGCAGGATCAGCAGGTGTAATATACTTCAGCCTTGGTTCAGTTACAAAAGGGAATACATTGCCAGTCAAGTACAGAAATATGTTCATTGAAGCTTTTTCGAAATTAAACCAAAGGATTCTTTGGAAATTCGAAACAGGTATAGAAGGAATTCCAGAAAATGTCATGATTAACCATTGGTTCCCACAACAAGATATTTTGG CCCACCCTAATGTGAAAGGATTCATAAGCCATGGAGGGCTTCTCAGTTTGCAAGAGGCATTATTCCATGGGACTCCTATGGTTGTACTGCCCCTGTTTGGAGATCAGCCTACAAATGCAGCTAGAGTAGTTGCTAACGGATGGGGTCGGTCTCTTGATTACAAAGATCTATCTGTAGATCTCATCATCAGTTCAATTCTAGAAGTTATGAACAACACaaa gtataaaaaaaatgtagcgaAGACTTCAAGGCTATACAAGGATCAGTTAACTTCTCCAGTAGAGCGAGCAGTGTTCTGGACGGAGTACGTCATACGTCACAGAGGAGCCTCTAAGTTGAGGTCTCCTGCTGCAAGTCTGTCATGGGTGCAACTTCTCCTGCTGGATGTGTTGGCTTTGTTCCTCTTGATCGTCATTTTGTCTTTGTTGATTCTCCTGTGGCTTTCCAATAAAGTTCTGGGTGTAAGTAAAAAGTATTTGAAGAAAAAGTCTGAATAA
- the LOC135219737 gene encoding UDP-glycosyltransferase UGT5-like isoform X5 has translation MIWLSVLHLLMLPCTGWADLLPPQRSYKVLMLLPISSKSHRNVIMPLAEALADRGHKVDMLSSYNIQHQNTNIREIPHGLPHFPDTKLNLFNEVKKATGVISLFKDRMCKMARDIYRVPQVKELYMKRKEYDLIVLDHLFNEFSYPFVHEMPFITIATNGMDPRQSAVLGNLQSPAYMPSFLYDPNLEHVFGRLANAVASIVVPFYWRYWDAIPAIQKEVNEHFPDLPPLLEIERNQSLVLLNSHFSIGLTVPVLPSQVEVGGMHCRPPKPLPEDLDSWIEGAGSAGVIYFSLGSVTKGNTLPVKYRNMFIEAFSKLNQRILWKFETGIEGIPENVMINHWFPQQDILAHPNVKGFISHGGLLSLQEALFHGTPMVVLPLFGDQPTNAARVVANGWGRSLDYKDLSVDLIISSILEVMNNTKYKKNVAKTSRLYKDQLTSPVERAVFWTEYVIRHRGASKLRSPAASLSWVQLLLLDVLALFLLIVILSLLILLWLSNKVLGVSKKYLKKKSE, from the exons ATGATATGGCTTAGTGTCCTACACTTGCTGATGTTGCCCTGCACTGGCTGGGCAGATCTCCTTCCCCCTCAAAGATCCTACAAGGTCCTCATGCTCCTTCCTATATCTAGTAAGAGCCATAGAAATGTCATCATGCCCCTGGCAGAGGCCCTAGCAGATCGAGGCCATAAA GTAGATATGCTGTCCAGCTACAACATCCAGCACCAAAACACCAACATCCGAGAAATCCCCCATGGACTTCCCCATTTTCCAGATACTAAACTGAACTTGTTCAATGAAGTAAAAAAGGCAACGGGAGTTATCAGTCTCTTCAAGGACAGAATGTGTAAGATGGCAAGGGATATTTATCGTGTGCCTCAGGTGAAGGAACTCTACATGAAGAGGAAGGAGTATGACCTCATTGTCCTTGATCATCTGTTTAATGAG TTCTCTTATCCGTTTGTGCACGAGATGCCATTCATCACCATTGCTACCAACGGCATGGATCCAAGACAGAGTGCTGTCCTGGGAAACCTACAGAGCCCAGCCTACATGCCCAGTTTCCTTTATGATCCTAACTTAGAACATGTTTTTGGACGCCTTGCCAATGCAGTGGCGAGTATAGTAGTTCCCTTTTATTGGAGATACTGGGATGCTATACCTGCAATACAAAAAGAG gtCAATGAGCACTTCCcagaccttcctcctcttctggaAATAGAGAGAAATCAGAGTCTCGTCTTGCTGAACTCCCATTTTTCTATTGGCTTGACTGTCCCAGTTTTACCTTCCCAAGTGGAAGTAGGAGGCATGCACTGTCGACCTCCTAAACCTTTACCAGAG gacCTAGATTCTTGGATTGAAGGTGCAGGATCAGCAGGTGTAATATACTTCAGCCTTGGTTCAGTTACAAAAGGGAATACATTGCCAGTCAAGTACAGAAATATGTTCATTGAAGCTTTTTCGAAATTAAACCAAAGGATTCTTTGGAAATTCGAAACAGGTATAGAAGGAATTCCAGAAAATGTCATGATTAACCATTGGTTCCCACAACAAGATATTTTGG CCCACCCTAATGTGAAAGGATTCATAAGCCATGGAGGGCTTCTCAGTTTGCAAGAGGCATTATTCCATGGGACTCCTATGGTTGTACTGCCCCTGTTTGGAGATCAGCCTACAAATGCAGCTAGAGTAGTTGCTAACGGATGGGGTCGGTCTCTTGATTACAAAGATCTATCTGTAGATCTCATCATCAGTTCAATTCTAGAAGTTATGAACAACACaaa gtataaaaaaaatgtagcgaAGACTTCAAGGCTATACAAGGATCAGTTAACTTCTCCAGTAGAGCGAGCAGTGTTCTGGACGGAGTACGTCATACGTCACAGAGGAGCCTCTAAGTTGAGGTCTCCTGCTGCAAGTCTGTCATGGGTGCAACTTCTCCTGCTGGATGTGTTGGCTTTGTTCCTCTTGATCGTCATTTTGTCTTTGTTGATTCTCCTGTGGCTTTCCAATAAAGTTCTGGGTGTAAGTAAAAAGTATTTGAAGAAAAAGTCTGAATAA
- the LOC135219737 gene encoding UDP-glycosyltransferase UGT5-like isoform X6: MRVNHQSSHLAQCCSATATERREVQQKNETSNKRTTDFIEDELEEIKANTVRISMVTLVCASTLVESKQLFRYYDKMIWLSVLHLLMLPCTGWADLLPPQRSYKVLMLLPISSKSHRNVIMPLAEALADRGHKVDMLSSYNIQHQNTNIREIPHGLPHFPDTKLNLFNEVKKATGVISLFKDRMCKMARDIYRVPQVKELYMKRKEYDLIVLDHLFNEVNEHFPDLPPLLEIERNQSLVLLNSHFSIGLTVPVLPSQVEVGGMHCRPPKPLPEDLDSWIEGAGSAGVIYFSLGSVTKGNTLPVKYRNMFIEAFSKLNQRILWKFETGIEGIPENVMINHWFPQQDILAHPNVKGFISHGGLLSLQEALFHGTPMVVLPLFGDQPTNAARVVANGWGRSLDYKDLSVDLIISSILEVMNNTKYKKNVAKTSRLYKDQLTSPVERAVFWTEYVIRHRGASKLRSPAASLSWVQLLLLDVLALFLLIVILSLLILLWLSNKVLGVSKKYLKKKSE; the protein is encoded by the exons TACGGATAAGCATGGTAACATTGGTGTGCGCCTCGACGTTGGTGGAATCCAAACAGCTTTTCAGATACTATGATAAG ATGATATGGCTTAGTGTCCTACACTTGCTGATGTTGCCCTGCACTGGCTGGGCAGATCTCCTTCCCCCTCAAAGATCCTACAAGGTCCTCATGCTCCTTCCTATATCTAGTAAGAGCCATAGAAATGTCATCATGCCCCTGGCAGAGGCCCTAGCAGATCGAGGCCATAAA GTAGATATGCTGTCCAGCTACAACATCCAGCACCAAAACACCAACATCCGAGAAATCCCCCATGGACTTCCCCATTTTCCAGATACTAAACTGAACTTGTTCAATGAAGTAAAAAAGGCAACGGGAGTTATCAGTCTCTTCAAGGACAGAATGTGTAAGATGGCAAGGGATATTTATCGTGTGCCTCAGGTGAAGGAACTCTACATGAAGAGGAAGGAGTATGACCTCATTGTCCTTGATCATCTGTTTAATGAG gtCAATGAGCACTTCCcagaccttcctcctcttctggaAATAGAGAGAAATCAGAGTCTCGTCTTGCTGAACTCCCATTTTTCTATTGGCTTGACTGTCCCAGTTTTACCTTCCCAAGTGGAAGTAGGAGGCATGCACTGTCGACCTCCTAAACCTTTACCAGAG gacCTAGATTCTTGGATTGAAGGTGCAGGATCAGCAGGTGTAATATACTTCAGCCTTGGTTCAGTTACAAAAGGGAATACATTGCCAGTCAAGTACAGAAATATGTTCATTGAAGCTTTTTCGAAATTAAACCAAAGGATTCTTTGGAAATTCGAAACAGGTATAGAAGGAATTCCAGAAAATGTCATGATTAACCATTGGTTCCCACAACAAGATATTTTGG CCCACCCTAATGTGAAAGGATTCATAAGCCATGGAGGGCTTCTCAGTTTGCAAGAGGCATTATTCCATGGGACTCCTATGGTTGTACTGCCCCTGTTTGGAGATCAGCCTACAAATGCAGCTAGAGTAGTTGCTAACGGATGGGGTCGGTCTCTTGATTACAAAGATCTATCTGTAGATCTCATCATCAGTTCAATTCTAGAAGTTATGAACAACACaaa gtataaaaaaaatgtagcgaAGACTTCAAGGCTATACAAGGATCAGTTAACTTCTCCAGTAGAGCGAGCAGTGTTCTGGACGGAGTACGTCATACGTCACAGAGGAGCCTCTAAGTTGAGGTCTCCTGCTGCAAGTCTGTCATGGGTGCAACTTCTCCTGCTGGATGTGTTGGCTTTGTTCCTCTTGATCGTCATTTTGTCTTTGTTGATTCTCCTGTGGCTTTCCAATAAAGTTCTGGGTGTAAGTAAAAAGTATTTGAAGAAAAAGTCTGAATAA
- the LOC135219737 gene encoding UDP-glycosyltransferase UGT5-like isoform X2, with protein sequence MRVNHQSSHLAQCCSATATERREVQQKNETSNKRTTDFIEDELEEIKANTVRISMVTLVCASTLVESKQLFRYYDKMIWLSVLHLLMLPCTGWADLLPPQRSYKVLMLLPISSKSHRNVIMPLAEALADRGHKVDMLSSYNIQHQNTNIREIPHGLPHFPDTKLNLFNEVKKATGVISLFKDRMCKMARDIYRVPQVKELYMKRKEYDLIVLDHLFNEFSYPFVHEMPFITIATNGMDPRQSAVLGNLQSPAYMPSFLYDPNLEHVFGRLANAVASIVVPFYWRYWDAIPAIQKEVNEHFPDLPPLLEIERNQSLVLLNSHFSIGLTVPVLPSQVEVGGMHCRPPKPLPEDLDSWIEGAGSAGVIYFSLGSVTKGNTLPVKYRNMFIEAFSKLNQRILWKFETGIEGIPENVMINHWFPQQDILAHPNVKGFISHGGLLSLQEALFHGTPMVVLPLFGDQPTNAARVVANGWGRSLDYKDLSVDLIISSILEVMNNTNIYAAVSFTQIIPCGLLLLHNSFQNLVCVLLLIVGTVSHTCPLHNRPRHQALFLLQIYHKFQAPVDITTWSLPSSTWHSP encoded by the exons TACGGATAAGCATGGTAACATTGGTGTGCGCCTCGACGTTGGTGGAATCCAAACAGCTTTTCAGATACTATGATAAG ATGATATGGCTTAGTGTCCTACACTTGCTGATGTTGCCCTGCACTGGCTGGGCAGATCTCCTTCCCCCTCAAAGATCCTACAAGGTCCTCATGCTCCTTCCTATATCTAGTAAGAGCCATAGAAATGTCATCATGCCCCTGGCAGAGGCCCTAGCAGATCGAGGCCATAAA GTAGATATGCTGTCCAGCTACAACATCCAGCACCAAAACACCAACATCCGAGAAATCCCCCATGGACTTCCCCATTTTCCAGATACTAAACTGAACTTGTTCAATGAAGTAAAAAAGGCAACGGGAGTTATCAGTCTCTTCAAGGACAGAATGTGTAAGATGGCAAGGGATATTTATCGTGTGCCTCAGGTGAAGGAACTCTACATGAAGAGGAAGGAGTATGACCTCATTGTCCTTGATCATCTGTTTAATGAG TTCTCTTATCCGTTTGTGCACGAGATGCCATTCATCACCATTGCTACCAACGGCATGGATCCAAGACAGAGTGCTGTCCTGGGAAACCTACAGAGCCCAGCCTACATGCCCAGTTTCCTTTATGATCCTAACTTAGAACATGTTTTTGGACGCCTTGCCAATGCAGTGGCGAGTATAGTAGTTCCCTTTTATTGGAGATACTGGGATGCTATACCTGCAATACAAAAAGAG gtCAATGAGCACTTCCcagaccttcctcctcttctggaAATAGAGAGAAATCAGAGTCTCGTCTTGCTGAACTCCCATTTTTCTATTGGCTTGACTGTCCCAGTTTTACCTTCCCAAGTGGAAGTAGGAGGCATGCACTGTCGACCTCCTAAACCTTTACCAGAG gacCTAGATTCTTGGATTGAAGGTGCAGGATCAGCAGGTGTAATATACTTCAGCCTTGGTTCAGTTACAAAAGGGAATACATTGCCAGTCAAGTACAGAAATATGTTCATTGAAGCTTTTTCGAAATTAAACCAAAGGATTCTTTGGAAATTCGAAACAGGTATAGAAGGAATTCCAGAAAATGTCATGATTAACCATTGGTTCCCACAACAAGATATTTTGG CCCACCCTAATGTGAAAGGATTCATAAGCCATGGAGGGCTTCTCAGTTTGCAAGAGGCATTATTCCATGGGACTCCTATGGTTGTACTGCCCCTGTTTGGAGATCAGCCTACAAATGCAGCTAGAGTAGTTGCTAACGGATGGGGTCGGTCTCTTGATTACAAAGATCTATCTGTAGATCTCATCATCAGTTCAATTCTAGAAGTTATGAACAACACaaa TATCTATGCTGCTGTTTCTTTCACCCAGATTATACCATGTGGTTTACTGCTCCTACACAACAGCTTCCAAAATCTTGTTTGTGTCCTCCTTCTGATTGTGGGAACAGTTAGTCACACTTGCCCATTACACAATCGGCCTCGCCACCAAGCTTTGTTTCTACTTCAAATCTATCATAAATTCCAAGCTCCAGTTGATATAACAACCTGGAGTCTTCCTTCCTCCACCTGGCACTCCCCATAA
- the LOC135219737 gene encoding UDP-glycosyltransferase UGT5-like isoform X4 translates to MRVNHQSSHLAQCCSATATERREVQQKNETSNKRTTDFIEDELEEIKANTVRISMVTLVCASTLVESKQLFRYYDKMIWLSVLHLLMLPCTGWADLLPPQRSYKVLMLLPISSKSHRNVIMPLAEALADRGHKVDMLSSYNIQHQNTNIREIPHGLPHFPDTKLNLFNEVKKATGVISLFKDRMCKMARDIYRVPQVKELYMKRKEYDLIVLDHLFNEFSYPFVHEMPFITIATNGMDPRQSAVLGNLQSPAYMPSFLYDPNLEHVFGRLANAVASIVVPFYWRYWDAIPAIQKEVNEHFPDLPPLLEIERNQSLVLLNSHFSIGLTVPVLPSQVEVGGMHCRPPKPLPEDLDSWIEGAGSAGVIYFSLGSVTKGNTLPVKYRNMFIEAFSKLNQRILWKFETGIEGIPENVMINHWFPQQDILAHPNVKGFISHGGLLSLQEALFHGTPMVVLPLFGDQPTNAARVVANGWGRSLDYKDLSVDLIISSILEVMNNTKLYHVVYCSYTTASKILFVSSF, encoded by the exons TACGGATAAGCATGGTAACATTGGTGTGCGCCTCGACGTTGGTGGAATCCAAACAGCTTTTCAGATACTATGATAAG ATGATATGGCTTAGTGTCCTACACTTGCTGATGTTGCCCTGCACTGGCTGGGCAGATCTCCTTCCCCCTCAAAGATCCTACAAGGTCCTCATGCTCCTTCCTATATCTAGTAAGAGCCATAGAAATGTCATCATGCCCCTGGCAGAGGCCCTAGCAGATCGAGGCCATAAA GTAGATATGCTGTCCAGCTACAACATCCAGCACCAAAACACCAACATCCGAGAAATCCCCCATGGACTTCCCCATTTTCCAGATACTAAACTGAACTTGTTCAATGAAGTAAAAAAGGCAACGGGAGTTATCAGTCTCTTCAAGGACAGAATGTGTAAGATGGCAAGGGATATTTATCGTGTGCCTCAGGTGAAGGAACTCTACATGAAGAGGAAGGAGTATGACCTCATTGTCCTTGATCATCTGTTTAATGAG TTCTCTTATCCGTTTGTGCACGAGATGCCATTCATCACCATTGCTACCAACGGCATGGATCCAAGACAGAGTGCTGTCCTGGGAAACCTACAGAGCCCAGCCTACATGCCCAGTTTCCTTTATGATCCTAACTTAGAACATGTTTTTGGACGCCTTGCCAATGCAGTGGCGAGTATAGTAGTTCCCTTTTATTGGAGATACTGGGATGCTATACCTGCAATACAAAAAGAG gtCAATGAGCACTTCCcagaccttcctcctcttctggaAATAGAGAGAAATCAGAGTCTCGTCTTGCTGAACTCCCATTTTTCTATTGGCTTGACTGTCCCAGTTTTACCTTCCCAAGTGGAAGTAGGAGGCATGCACTGTCGACCTCCTAAACCTTTACCAGAG gacCTAGATTCTTGGATTGAAGGTGCAGGATCAGCAGGTGTAATATACTTCAGCCTTGGTTCAGTTACAAAAGGGAATACATTGCCAGTCAAGTACAGAAATATGTTCATTGAAGCTTTTTCGAAATTAAACCAAAGGATTCTTTGGAAATTCGAAACAGGTATAGAAGGAATTCCAGAAAATGTCATGATTAACCATTGGTTCCCACAACAAGATATTTTGG CCCACCCTAATGTGAAAGGATTCATAAGCCATGGAGGGCTTCTCAGTTTGCAAGAGGCATTATTCCATGGGACTCCTATGGTTGTACTGCCCCTGTTTGGAGATCAGCCTACAAATGCAGCTAGAGTAGTTGCTAACGGATGGGGTCGGTCTCTTGATTACAAAGATCTATCTGTAGATCTCATCATCAGTTCAATTCTAGAAGTTATGAACAACACaaa ATTATACCATGTGGTTTACTGCTCCTACACAACAGCTTCCAAAATCTTGTTTGTGTCCTCCTTCTGA
- the LOC135219737 gene encoding UDP-glycosyltransferase UGT5-like isoform X3 yields MVTLVCASTLVESKQLFRYYDKMIWLSVLHLLMLPCTGWADLLPPQRSYKVLMLLPISSKSHRNVIMPLAEALADRGHKVDMLSSYNIQHQNTNIREIPHGLPHFPDTKLNLFNEVKKATGVISLFKDRMCKMARDIYRVPQVKELYMKRKEYDLIVLDHLFNEFSYPFVHEMPFITIATNGMDPRQSAVLGNLQSPAYMPSFLYDPNLEHVFGRLANAVASIVVPFYWRYWDAIPAIQKEVNEHFPDLPPLLEIERNQSLVLLNSHFSIGLTVPVLPSQVEVGGMHCRPPKPLPEDLDSWIEGAGSAGVIYFSLGSVTKGNTLPVKYRNMFIEAFSKLNQRILWKFETGIEGIPENVMINHWFPQQDILAHPNVKGFISHGGLLSLQEALFHGTPMVVLPLFGDQPTNAARVVANGWGRSLDYKDLSVDLIISSILEVMNNTKYKKNVAKTSRLYKDQLTSPVERAVFWTEYVIRHRGASKLRSPAASLSWVQLLLLDVLALFLLIVILSLLILLWLSNKVLGVSKKYLKKKSE; encoded by the exons ATGGTAACATTGGTGTGCGCCTCGACGTTGGTGGAATCCAAACAGCTTTTCAGATACTATGATAAG ATGATATGGCTTAGTGTCCTACACTTGCTGATGTTGCCCTGCACTGGCTGGGCAGATCTCCTTCCCCCTCAAAGATCCTACAAGGTCCTCATGCTCCTTCCTATATCTAGTAAGAGCCATAGAAATGTCATCATGCCCCTGGCAGAGGCCCTAGCAGATCGAGGCCATAAA GTAGATATGCTGTCCAGCTACAACATCCAGCACCAAAACACCAACATCCGAGAAATCCCCCATGGACTTCCCCATTTTCCAGATACTAAACTGAACTTGTTCAATGAAGTAAAAAAGGCAACGGGAGTTATCAGTCTCTTCAAGGACAGAATGTGTAAGATGGCAAGGGATATTTATCGTGTGCCTCAGGTGAAGGAACTCTACATGAAGAGGAAGGAGTATGACCTCATTGTCCTTGATCATCTGTTTAATGAG TTCTCTTATCCGTTTGTGCACGAGATGCCATTCATCACCATTGCTACCAACGGCATGGATCCAAGACAGAGTGCTGTCCTGGGAAACCTACAGAGCCCAGCCTACATGCCCAGTTTCCTTTATGATCCTAACTTAGAACATGTTTTTGGACGCCTTGCCAATGCAGTGGCGAGTATAGTAGTTCCCTTTTATTGGAGATACTGGGATGCTATACCTGCAATACAAAAAGAG gtCAATGAGCACTTCCcagaccttcctcctcttctggaAATAGAGAGAAATCAGAGTCTCGTCTTGCTGAACTCCCATTTTTCTATTGGCTTGACTGTCCCAGTTTTACCTTCCCAAGTGGAAGTAGGAGGCATGCACTGTCGACCTCCTAAACCTTTACCAGAG gacCTAGATTCTTGGATTGAAGGTGCAGGATCAGCAGGTGTAATATACTTCAGCCTTGGTTCAGTTACAAAAGGGAATACATTGCCAGTCAAGTACAGAAATATGTTCATTGAAGCTTTTTCGAAATTAAACCAAAGGATTCTTTGGAAATTCGAAACAGGTATAGAAGGAATTCCAGAAAATGTCATGATTAACCATTGGTTCCCACAACAAGATATTTTGG CCCACCCTAATGTGAAAGGATTCATAAGCCATGGAGGGCTTCTCAGTTTGCAAGAGGCATTATTCCATGGGACTCCTATGGTTGTACTGCCCCTGTTTGGAGATCAGCCTACAAATGCAGCTAGAGTAGTTGCTAACGGATGGGGTCGGTCTCTTGATTACAAAGATCTATCTGTAGATCTCATCATCAGTTCAATTCTAGAAGTTATGAACAACACaaa gtataaaaaaaatgtagcgaAGACTTCAAGGCTATACAAGGATCAGTTAACTTCTCCAGTAGAGCGAGCAGTGTTCTGGACGGAGTACGTCATACGTCACAGAGGAGCCTCTAAGTTGAGGTCTCCTGCTGCAAGTCTGTCATGGGTGCAACTTCTCCTGCTGGATGTGTTGGCTTTGTTCCTCTTGATCGTCATTTTGTCTTTGTTGATTCTCCTGTGGCTTTCCAATAAAGTTCTGGGTGTAAGTAAAAAGTATTTGAAGAAAAAGTCTGAATAA